The stretch of DNA ttccggaagtaaaaaatattttcggaagtcgacttccagaaGCCAAAAAATATTctcgaaagtcgacttccgaaaataaaaaaattctgtcaattttaaatatttttaattctttttaaaatttttttttaaatttctattttctaacttttattttattttatattttaaaacttatttcattttatgttttaaaacactgtattaaaaattataaaacgtataaattttaaaaaaaattacttcaaaaaataaaaaaataggtaataaaaatactaaataaaaaattgaaaatatatatacatttttaagttaatattactattttaatttaaattattttattgatattattataatttatgttatttttaatttttgttatttgaattttttaattttgtttaaaatttaaatattttattttaatcaaatttttaaaaatttttcaattatatattttttatatttttaaatttaaatttatttttatataatttattaaaaatttaataaaaacaaaaacgaattaaaaaaatcatatttaaaataacatatataaataatatataaataatgaaatttaaaatttaaaaaaacgaatatatatatatatatatttgtatatatattttcttttttatctttttttttaatttaaagttttattattttaaaatgaatttaaatattaaataaaattaaatgaagcagaataaatttattattttaattttacttatatttatatttatttttcagtatattaaataaaaataaaattgtatatatggatattaatattttaaaaaaagtatatattaagaaatttaaaaacatacaaaataaataaaataataaactaaaaaaaccattaaaagttaaaaaatataaattttaaaaagaattaaaaatatttaaaataaaatttgattttttacttaTGGAAGTCAACGTCCGGAGAATTTCTTTTGACttctggaagtcgacttccgggaatattttttgacttttggaagtcgacttccgataatattttttgactttcggaagttgaTTTCCGGTGATaatttttgactttcggaagtcgactttcggtgatacattttgattttcggaagtcgacttccgatgaTACATTTTGACTTCTGAAAATTAACtttcggtgatatattttgacttccataagtcatatattttgacttccgaaaatcGACATAATTTTTGGGGTGTAGTGTCTACGAATTtccttaaatggtcaaaggattttttagtaatttaaagaAAGTTTGGAGGTGTAAAAGAAgttttggaggtgcaggaagaaagacccaaaTAGGAAACATCACATTAATCcatcaatttttcatatatgCATTCATTAATTTGAAATCAGATATGCACCCTTTGTTTTTCCATCACATCAACTATTCACTTTTTTGTCAATTCAGATAACTTCAttctgtttttctttattttctcaaattCACTCTTtcatatgtttatttaatatatttataatcgaaactctttaaatatttaattgtttataaattaaatatgttaaacagaattttgaaattgtttaaaCTTTTGGAGTGAAGTGAACGcgtgtttttgaaatttaaaaagatttatttataagttGAAAAACTGTTAGTTTTAAACATGATGTTATGTTttggttttatattaaaataaaacaatatttttataggTTGAAAACTGTCTAACCTATATAGttttattacataaaatattatatacctattaatcatatttaaatggTCAATATTTAAGGATATCTAATGAGTGATTATCtttaactataaatatattcTATTCTATTTTATTCCATTCGTCATAACAAAAGGAGAAGGTTTAAATTAGGGTGTAGAGAAAAAAGTGCAGAAAAACAAACCATGATTGAGAATCATGCAATACTAATatcttcaaaaaaaataaaaaataaacaaaatattagtattcaacgtttgttttttttataaaaattgaaatcatttatataattttatataacctttttgaaaaaattacaaaattttcaattacacAATTTCTTAAGATGGATTTAAGGAAGAGTCGGCCAATGAGTTGGAGGGAATAGAAATAGGAATATGAATGTTTGTTTCAAAAGACGCGGAAGGAGAAAActaaaagatttgaaaataaagttggTAAATGGTTTGATGTATGTGatgggtaaaaaaaattaataaatgaaattattagattattgttttacacttataatttaaattaatacaaaataaaatttaatttttgttattattaaaataattgtgattagttttagtaataatatgtaaagtttaataataaaaataaaaatataataataataatactaataattattattattagtattattatttcaataattttaattccaTCGAgcatatatataaaagcatctTAAAAGCATAGGTAAAGGGACATTCTATGTAACCATTTTCACATCAGACCaaaaaatctatataaaaaGTTGTCCTATAACATGTAGCGGTTACTATTTATGATGTCAATAATTTAATCGAtattaacaagaaaaatatataaaattgaacaaaattaattaaaattaaaatttatttgagaacaaacataaagttaggattaatttgataaaatttatcgaagatcgagacaaaaaatattttaacctataattTGATATGatttctcttttatattattttatgggagactttaataaatattcatttaaaagttgataaaattagtTGAAATAAGATCGTAAATTTTCCTAAAATCTTTACAATTATACTTGCGAATAACCTTTATAAAATCTTGAAGAGATTTCAGTTaacattttttctctttcacatAATAATTTGCATTTGTTGTGCTATATTTGGTTAGTATCGGTTGATGTTGTGCAAATTATGGTCatgttattgtattttattaacttaaacGTAtgtattaactataattattgtggggtattatattttttagtttaactaAGATTAAttgtaattgatttttaaatgtgtgaaagaaatgGGTAGTGATATGAGATTAGagtgagaaattaaaaaagaaaagggagTATGGAAAATAAAGCACATTTGGGCCTTGGCCCAAAAACCtttataattattgtaatatatatatatatatatatatatatatatatatatatatatatatatatatataatttataacaatataaaggGAATTTCTcttgtccacatttcaaaatatcaattttaccctttaaatataataatttattaaatttttaaaaattgacggTTAcctttacaagttttttataaaatcagatgtctctacttcttctcttcttctttatttatcaatggttattctgttatgatatatttcactttatttttaataaatataattttaatttatatattaacttaataacattacaatattatcacctactaatataatatcacgtatatttaaaaaatcatacataCAGGCACGATAACGCATGTGTTTAcgctaatataatataatatttatacagtAGATAAATGGATTATTTTCttggttatatttttttttcagttttatctGTATCTacttttttatccaaataatcacttataataaaaaaaccatatttatacaataaaaatattacgaatgataaaattataatttttctacttttattatattttgttcaaattattttttaattttttaatatatttttatttcaataattaaagattatttCGTACTATTtgcaatttaaaacaaaaacttttaCTAGGGATCATTTGCAATTTTTCGTAATATTTCAAggattaaaaatatagtttttcctaaattttatctaaattcATATTTGCATGATTTTGCTATTAGATAATGTCACCCTAGAATCAAATTCATTGAATAAATGATTTCCACTCATAAAAGATCACAATGATTTGTTGACTTTTATGCACAAAGATTTGTTGAGTTCTATGGATATTGCAAGGACTTAAAACTTGCTAGGAATTTCTAATTTCCAACACTGAGAGAGGTTTTTTAGTTTGTTAGAGTAAATCATATGATATTGTGAAAGGAAGAATGtaagaattatttttactatataacGAACAACTACCTCACTTTTTACATATACTTATGTTAGTATatgaattttaatgaaataataggTATCTCTTTCTAACATTATATGCTCTGGTGTAGTAAGAGGATTATATCATTATATCTTAACAATATAAAACAAGAGCACACGATATCTAAGTTTTGATTAACCGTCACaagataaaacaaatattttcacaAAACAATTCAAAAGCTTAAAATTCTTCCTCGTTAGTAATGAATTAagttcaaaataatttaaaaatagaaactaTCATAATGATAATGTTACCCCATAATTTCAAGATTACTAAATCTTTGCCTTGATCAAGAGATTTGTTAATAAGACCACTTTCATTAGggatatcaataaaatttatccCTCCCATTTTGACTAATTAACATGTTAAAATGGACTCAAGACACGCCAATTCTTATAAAACTTGTGAACTATTTTATTTCACTCACCGCACAATGGTGGATTAGTGTACCAACATACATTTTCTTTAACATTCTTTGTTAACAACATACCCAATAatcaaattcataatataaattaaatttctttcacaCAAAGTACTTATGCAAGAGACATTAAAGTAGCATCATGGATGATATAATTCTTCTACAAAAACTCAAAACCaagtattaaattattaaacacaAACTGAGGCATTTTGAACCCTAAACTTGATTTCGAGGGTTGGCGACTCTGCAGCAGGCTCTAGTCTCCACACTAATCAACTTCATTGATATTGTCAGTAGATACTCACTCTAAAAATAGGAAACATCACATTAACCCATCAatcatatattatatgtgttttatatgCATTCATTAATCCAAAATTAGATATGCACCAGGCTTGTTGCAGTAGTAAAAGTCTTTTCTTCAAACCTTTTAGCATGATCTCGAAGTCTATCCAATCCCTCTGAACCAAAAAAGGGAAGACATTGTTTGACCCTGCGCAGTGCATAAAAATGACCAAAAgcattttaataacaaaatattacacATTATAGAAATCTTATGTTCAACTCACAATCCTAAAATGTTAAAGCTTGTGAAAAAGTAAGAAGACTCATTAAAAATGGTAATGAGTGATTTACATATGTTGTGAAACAATAGTAAGAAATTAGAAAATGATATGAATGAAGTAATATTGAAACATAATCTTACATTGCGCTGACAATCATTGAACGTGTCCTCTTAGACAATGAAGCTCTCCAGTCATTAGCATTTATATTGACTTCAACACCTTCATTAGGTCTCAAATTGTTGTCATACATCcatcaaattttgataaattaaaagaaataaaagaaactatcGTCAAATCAAATTTTCAGATGAAGGTCcaaggaagaaaataaatatatgaaaaattatgaaGATAATTCACATAATTGAATGTTTGATAAACtgtttattcataaatataatagtCACGTCACTTATACATATTGGACACACATTCACATGTGTATCATATACTTTATGATATTTTGCCTATCTATGCATGAAACATCTTAgttgatttgatttgagttAAAATATTACGTTCAGTATTCCTATGTTAAGTAATTCGGTGATCTACTTACATTTTCTACTTCACAAGAGAAAGATTTCTTTATGATAAAAAACATTCAAACCATaccaaataaacaaatatgtaatcacttgaaaattttgaatgaaCTAGGTAGATATCGCACAAGTTAATcacttgaaaaaataaaaaaagaaaaaaaaatccagaaCTAAAGGATATCATACACATCTTAATTTCGTaggaaattgaaaaattaaataatatacacGTACCAATATTTGAATTTGGGTATTCTCCACCAAAATGGAAATCAAGCACAAAGATAGGTTTAATTATGAAGGGAGTGATAGAATAAAAAGTAGATTCAAAAACTCCTAAAATCACATTTTAGGTTACCTACTCCCACGATGGATTGTGAAAGTGAGGAACAAAATCACTAATACGATGAATCCGAATAAAAAAACGTTTCAAAAGATAAGAGAGAAAGCAAGAGATGGTTGTTAGGGAATGAACCTGGTGCTTGTGCCATTTTCGAGTAGCGGCGTTCGCAAGGCTTGGTAGCGTTTTCGAGTGAAGAGCACGGTGAAGAAACAAACCAAGTTCACCTTACATTTATATCAAGTTCCGGCTAATTAGTGTCCTAAAGATACtagttaaggataattaatatatattaaaatttaaaaaaattcttaattaattgtaatattaaatgaaatttgacataaacataattaatacagttttattttatttaaaaaacaaaaatatccaCAAGTATTGTACAGTtgttataacattttatttaatatttatcgataaaagttaaaaataattatattttaatattattaaaaattaaaatataattaaacataaaaatatttaaattaagagaaaaaccaataaaaaatagtattaaacatctaaaaaatttacaaacaataaatagaatattaaaatattaatttgatatttaattgagtttccaaaatacttatttttattgtttagagattttaaagaatatttttgtctttataaaatcaGTTATATGcatctatattattttaatgggTCTAGCTAACTGGTGTCCTAAGGACACTGagtaagaataattaatatgcatTGAATACTACAAAAGTACATATACAAGTGtgacattaaataaaatctgaCCTAATAACTACTAAtgcaactttattttatttaaatgaccAAAATGCTCATAAATATTGTACatctacttttaatattttatttaatgctcatgaataaaagttaaaaatcaattaaataataaaataactatattttaatgttgttaaaaattaaatataattaaacataaaaaaatttaaattaacagaaaaaaaatagtgttaaaaatattttaattaagagaaaaaccaataaaaaatagtattaaacatctaaaaaatttacaaacaataaataaaatattaaaatattaatttgatatttaattgagtttccaaaatacttatttttattgtttagagattttaaagaatatttttgtctttataaaatcagttatatgcatttatattattttaatgggTCTAGCTAATGAGTGTCCTAAAGACACTGagtaagaataattaatatgcatTGAATACTACAAAAGTACATATACAAGTGtgacattaaataaaatctgaCCTAATAACTACTAAtgcaactttattttatttaaatgaccAAAATGCTCATAAATATTGTacatctatttttaatattttatttattgctcataaataaaagttaaaaatcaattaaataataaaataactatattttaatgttgttaaaaattaaatataattaaacataaaaaaatttaaattaacagaaaaataaacaaaaaaaatagtgttaaacatttaaaaattttataaaaaaacatcataagaaaaattaaattaagagaaaaactaacaaaaaaaaagtagtgttaaacatctacaaattttacaaaaaaataataataattaaagtgtcaatttaaaacttcattgaattttttttttctttttagtaaagatcttaaaatttcaaagtctttgttttgtattagaaaattgtctaaaaatttaaaagagtattttgtctctataaaataatttatgtgcatttatattattttaattactatacttaattattttaacttttcaatgtaaaaataatagtatcaatacacatcaattattttttaatcagtGTCCTAAAGATACTAATTAAAATTCtcctattttaattaataaaaataattatttcaacttttaataTGAAACTGATAAAATCAGCATCTATTATTCCTTAATCGATACTCGAAAGATACCGGTTAACATTCTtctttctattaaaataaagtaatatttttatacaaattattttcacgGATTCTGGACTGAAAACTATCTtatctatat from Vigna unguiculata cultivar IT97K-499-35 chromosome 8, ASM411807v1, whole genome shotgun sequence encodes:
- the LOC114193106 gene encoding mediator of RNA polymerase II transcription subunit 15a-like; the protein is MAQAPGVEVNINANDWRASLSKRTRSMIVSAMVKQCLPFFGSEGLDRLRDHAKRFEEKTFTTATSLSEYLLTISMKLISVETRACCRVANPRNQV